The following are encoded together in the Salvia hispanica cultivar TCC Black 2014 chromosome 6, UniMelb_Shisp_WGS_1.0, whole genome shotgun sequence genome:
- the LOC125192099 gene encoding 50S ribosomal protein L1, chloroplastic-like, translated as MLSQAIEEFKKGKVEYRADKTGIVHLPFGKADFSEEDLIANFLAAVKSVESNKPTGAKGVYWKSAHVCSSMGPSIRLNIRDMLEYKLS; from the exons ATGTTATCACAGGCAATAGAGGAATTCAAGAAAGGAAAAGTTGAATATCGAGCCGATAAAACTGGGATTGTCCACTTACCTTTCGGAAAGGCAGATTTTTCAGAGGAAGATCTCATTGCAAACTTTCTTGCAGCTGTG AAATCGGTAGAATCAAACAAGCCGACAGGGGCAAAAGGTGTGTACTGGAAAAGTGCTCATGTATGCTCGTCGATGGGGCCGTCGATTCGGTTGAACATCAGAGATATGCTCGAGTACAAGCTCTCATGA
- the LOC125192095 gene encoding RNA polymerase sigma factor sigD, chloroplastic: MHIRSNHSPKLPNMLFTSSHLCISSLPQSSSNYTCAALQQDIFLLPAGGFLQLAGTTTPSPLRILERESKCDESIIRRKRRRRRRKRRNTLDRIYNDDEEEVEVEVEKDDEIALLPPKKAGKSRFMNPKEEARFSRYLKERERIEAVRRGLVAEKGGDDVSSNEWAMAAGISRRKLDEILWDGRESENRITSCYHGLVVSIASSYLGRGLSLQDLAQEGSIGLLRGAIKFDPDKGYKLSTYAYWWIRQSITRAVASKSKMIRLPGSISELIPKICEASNELSRELARVPTYQEIAEAIDVDAGAVRLALEGKRGPISLDQVMTSYGYMSLQDIIAGPEELGPELMMKKEMVRAEIGKLMEELCEREAEILRLHYGLSGESLWSFEEIGRLLKLSRERVRQINTAALAKLREGSQEDDLKYFI; the protein is encoded by the exons ATGCATATACGCTCAAACCATTCACCTAAATTGCCAAATATGCTATTCACTTCGTCACATCTCTGCATTTCAAGTCTCCCTCAATCTTCATCCAATTACACCTGCGCCGCGCTTCAACAAGATATATTTCTACTTCCCGCTGGCGGTTTTTTGCAGCTCGCCGGAACTACTACGCCGTCGCCCCTTAGgatattggagagagaaagcaaATGCGACGAATCTATAATCAGAAGGaaaaggaggaggaggagaaggaaaagaagaaatacATTGGATCGCATATACAATGACGACGAAGAGGAAGTGGAAGTGGAAGTGGAAAAGGATGATGAGATCGCGTTGTTGCCGCCCAAAAAGGCGGGAAAATCGAGATTCATGAACCCTAAAGAAGAGGCGAGATTCTCCAGGTATCTCAAG gaaagagagagaattgaagcTGTGAGAAGAGGATTAGTAGCGGAAAAAGGGGGAGATGATGTTTCCTCAAACGAATGGGCCATGGCCGCAGGAATTAGCCGGCGCAAACTAGACGAGATCTTGTGGGATGGGAGAGAATCAGAGAATAGAATCACTAGCTGCTATCACGGCCTCGTTGTGTCGATTGCTTCTTCCTATCTAGGCAGAGGACTGAGCTTGCAGGATCTGGCTCAG GAAGGAAGCATCGGCCTTCTTCGAGGTGCGATCAAATTCGATCCAGATAAAGGCTACAAGCTATCAACATACGCTTACTGGTGGATCAGGCAATCCATCACCAGAGCAGTAGCAAGCAAGTCGAAGATGATCAGATTACCG GGCAGCATAAGCGAGCTGATCCCCAAAATCTGCGAAGCCAGCAACGAGTTAAGCAGAGAGCTAGCAAGGGTTCCTACGTACCAAGAGATCGCAGAAGCTATCGATGTGGATGCAGGAGCTGTAAGGCTTGCTCTCGAGGGAAAAAGAGGTCCGATCTCTCTGGATCAAGTAATGACCAGCTATGGCTACATGTCCCTGCAG GATATAATAGCGGGGCCTGAAGAGCTGGGTCCGGaattgatgatgaagaaggaGATGGTTAGGGCGGAGATAGGGAAGCTTATGGAGGAGCTGTGTGAGAGAGAGGCAGAGATCTTGAGGCTGCACTACGGGTTGAGCGGGGAGTCGCTGTGGTCGTTCGAGGAGATAGGGAGACTGCTAAAGCTGTCGAGGGAGAGAGTGAGGCAGATTAATACTGCTGCATTGGCCAAGTTGAGGGAGGGAAGCCAAGAAGATGATCTCAAATATTTCATCTAG
- the LOC125192098 gene encoding phenylacetaldehyde reductase-like → MEKVVCVTGASGYIASWLVKLLLERGYTVRATVRNPRDSSKVAHLKSLEGANERLHLYEADLLDEGSFDSVVDGCQTVFHTASPVAINVSDPQTELIDPALKGTVNVLNSCIKASTIKRVVITSSVTSVIFNYDSLNLGEDVIVDETWFSDPIFCRERNDWYSLSKTLAETAAWKMARENGLDLVTLHPGFTIGPPLQQSLNLSCSALLNFIKEGKQLVPNVVYRCVDVRDVALAHIAAMENPSANGRYCLVGRVAYWFEAIDILKRNFPSLNLPTVTTEDRPAKQPYQISKERAESLGISFRPLEDTLKDTVECFRERNLLTL, encoded by the exons ATGGAAAAGGTAGTGTGTGTTACAGGAGCATCCGGCTACATAGCGTCCTGGTTGGTCAAGCTTCTCCTCGAACGTGGCTACACTGTTAGGGCCACCGTCAGGAACCCCC GTGATTCGAGCAAGGTTGCGCATCTAAAATCACTCGAAGGAGCTAATGAGAGATTGCATTTATACGAAGCCGACTTACTCGATGAAGGATCCTTCGATTCTGTAGTTGATGGCTGCCAAACAGTGTTCCACACTGCATCACCCGTTGCCATTAACGTTTCCGATCCACAG ACAGAGCTGATTGATCCTGCGCTCAAGGGCACCGTCAATGTACTCAATTCCTGCATTAAAGCATCAACCATCAAAAGAGTAGTCATCACATCTTCGGTTACATCTGTTATATTCAACTACGATTCCCTAAACCTAGGAGAAGATGTTATAGTTGATGAGACTTGGTTTTCGGATCCAATCTTCTGCCGGGAGAGGAAT GATTGGTATTCTCTGTCTAAAACTCTAGCAGAGACAGCCGCATGGAAAATGGCACGAGAGAATGGGCTCGATTTGGTTACATTACACCCGGGCTTCACCATTGGCCCTCCGCTGCAGCAATCTCTCAACTTGAGTTGTTCTGCTCTTCTCAATTTCATCAAAGAAG GAAAGCAGTTGGTGCCTAATGTTGTGTACCGATGTGTTGATGTTCGAGACGTTGCTCTTGCACATATTGCAGCGATGGAGAATCCTTCTGCAAATGGCAGATACTGCCTGGTTGGGAGGGTGGCTTATTGGTTCGAAGCAATCGACATTTTGAAACGCAATTTCCCTTCTCTAAACCTCCCCACAGT AACAACGGAGGATCGGCCGGCTAAGCAGCCTTACCAAATATCTAAAGAGAGAGCTGAAAGTTTGGGCATAAGTTTTAGGCCGCTTGAGGACACTCTCAAGGACACTGTTGAATGCTTCCGGGAAAGAAATTTGCTTACCTTGTGA